One segment of Setaria viridis chromosome 4, Setaria_viridis_v4.0, whole genome shotgun sequence DNA contains the following:
- the LOC117852864 gene encoding probable serine/threonine-protein kinase PBL17 — MLAVPKDVEEFRTMSAYGFLKLFTYDDLRLATGDFDPGRIVGEGGFGVVYRGFIHGAVGKEVAVKELNPEGLQGDREWLTEVSYLGQYSHPNLVELIGYCCEDDHRLLVYEFMAKGSLENHLFRRACTLSWTTRVAIALDVARGLAFLHGAERPIIYRDFKTSNILLDAEFNAKLSDFGLAKEGPMGGKTHVSTRVMGTYGYAAPEYMATGHLTVMSDVYGFGVVLLEMLVGRRAVEPSRAGAREGSLVDWARPILIRPKKLERILDRRMGGPAPRGLDRVARLAYDCLSQNPKVRPAMARVVITLEAVLAAGAKDDDDDEEGTAAADAPPP, encoded by the exons ATGCTGGCAGTGCCCAAGGACGTGGAGGAGTTCCGGACGATGTCGGCGTACGGGTTCCTGAAGCTCTTCACCTACGACGACCTGAGGCTGGCGACCGGCGACTTCGACCCCGGGCGGATCGTCGGCGAGGGCGGCTTCGGCGTCGTCTACCGAGGGTTTATCCACGGCGCGGTGGGCAAGGAGGTCGCCGTCAAGGAGCTCAACCCGGAGGGCCTCCAGGGGGACAGGGAGTGGCTGACGGAGGTGAGCTACCTGGGGCAGTACAGCCACCCCAACCTGGTGGAGCTCATCGGCTACTGCTGCGAGGACGACCACCGGCTGCTGGTGTACGAGTTCATGGCCAAGGGCAGCCTCGAGAACCACCTGTTCCGGCGAGCCTGCACCCTGTCGTGGACCACGCGGGTGGCCATCGCGCTCGACGTCGCCAGGGGCCTCGCCTTCCTCCATGGCGCCGAGCGGCCCATCATCTACCGCGACTTCAAGACCTCCAACATCCTGCTCGACGCG GAATTCAACGCCAAGCTGTCGGATTTCGGGCTCGCCAAGGAGGGGCCGATGGGCGGCAAGACGCACGTGTCGACCAGGGTCATGGGCACCTACGGCTACGCCGCGCCGGAGTACATGGCCACCG GGCACCTGACGGTGATGAGCGACGTGTACGGCTTCGGCGTGGTGCTGCTGGAGATGCTGGTGGGGCGGCGCGCCGTGGAGCCGAGCCGCGCGGGTGCCCGCGAGGGCAGCCTGGTGGACTGGGCGCGGCCCATCCTCATCCGGCCCAAGAAGCTGGAGCGGATCCTGGACCGGCGGATGGGGGGCCCGGCGCCGCGGGGGCTGGACCGCGTGGCCCGCCTCGCGTACGACTGCCTCAGCCAGAACCCCAAGGTCCGGCCCGCCATGGCCAGGGTCGTCATCACGCTCgaggccgtgctcgccgccggcgctaaggacgacgacgacgacgaagaaggcaccgccgccgccgacgccccgcCTCCGTGA